In Felis catus isolate Fca126 chromosome A3, F.catus_Fca126_mat1.0, whole genome shotgun sequence, a single genomic region encodes these proteins:
- the BIRC7 gene encoding baculoviral IAP repeat-containing protein 7 isoform X2, with the protein MGPEDRAKCRCCGPERSCWVAGRSPTRAHCGPLSLCGSIVDQDTSCALSWGGRDHTDGQILGQLRPLAEEEEEEEEGARAAPATGPAFPGMGSEELRLASFYDWPLSAVVRPEPLAAAGFFHTGRQDQVRCFFCRGGLQSWEQGDDPWTEHAKWFPRCGFLLQTKGRDFVCSVQESCYHPLGSWDQSEEPADSAPTTPSDARGRQEWPAWSRCPAVQAALCMGFGQNQVRRLVQRKYLWAVPASVSASQLVADLLQEDDGGRAAEARAPVHVGPEPPTPRREAQSEGATEPGAQDAQEQLRRLQEERTCKVCLDHPVCTVLVPCGHLVCADCAPVLRLCPLCRAPIRSCVRTFLP; encoded by the exons ATGGGGCCCGAGGACAGAGCCAAGTGCCGGTGCTGTGGCCCTGAGCGAAGCTGCTGGGTGGCCGGCCGCAGTCCCACACGGGCCCACTGTGGACCCCTCTCTCTGTGCGGCTCCATTGTGGACCAGGACACCAGCTGTGCCCTGTCCTGGGGAGGCCGGGACCACACAGATGGGCAGATCCTGGGCCAGCTGCGCCCCcttgcagaggaggaggaggaggaggaggagggggccagggCAGCTCCAGCCACAGGGCCGGCCTTCCCCGGGATGGGCTCTGAGGAGCTGAGGCTGGCCTCCTTCTACGACTGGCCGCTGAGTGCTGTGGTGCGGCCAGAGCCGCTGGCTGCCGCAGGCTTCTTCCACACTG GGCGGCAAGACCAAGTGAGGTGCTTCTTCTGCCGCGGGGGTCTGCAGAGCTGGGAGCAAGGGGATGACCCCTGGACAGAGCATGCCAAGTGGTTCCCCAG GTGTGGGTTCCTGCTCCAGACAAAAGGAAGGGACTTTGTCTGCAGCGTCCAGGAGTCTTGTTACCACCCGCTGGGTTCCTGG GACCAATCGGAAGAACCCGCAGACTCAGCCCCCACCACCCCTTCAG ATGCCAGGGGCAGGCAGGAGTGGCCTGCATGGAGCCGGTGCCCGGCAGTGCAGGCTGCCCTCTGCATGGGCTTCGGGCAGAACCAGGTACGGCGGCTGGTGCAGCGTAAGTACCTCTGGGCGGTGCCGGCCAGCGTATCCGCGTCCCAGCTGGTGGCCgacctgctccaggaagatgACGGGGGCCGGGCTGCGGAGGCCAGAG CTCCTGTCCACGTGGGTCCTGAGCCGCCCACGCCCAGAAGGGAGGCCCAGTCAGAAGGTGCCACAGAGCCAG GAGCCCAGGACGCCCAGGAGCAGCTGCGGCGTCTGCAGGAGGAACGGACCTGCAAGGTCTGCCTGGACCACCCCGTGTGCACCGTCCTCGTGCCCTGCGGCCACCTGGTCTGCGCGGACTGCGCTCCTGTGCTGCGGCTCTGCCCCCTCTGCAGGGCCCCCATCCGCAGCTGCGTGCGCACCTTCCTACCCTAG
- the BIRC7 gene encoding baculoviral IAP repeat-containing protein 7 isoform X1, with protein sequence MGPEDRAKCRCCGPERSCWVAGRSPTRAHCGPLSLCGSIVDQDTSCALSWGGRDHTDGQILGQLRPLAEEEEEEEEGARAAPATGPAFPGMGSEELRLASFYDWPLSAVVRPEPLAAAGFFHTGRQDQVRCFFCRGGLQSWEQGDDPWTEHAKWFPRCGFLLQTKGRDFVCSVQESCYHPLGSWDQSEEPADSAPTTPSDARGRQEWPAWSRCPAVQAALCMGFGQNQVRRLVQRKYLWAVPASVSASQLVADLLQEDDGGRAAEARGTCPPLPHALPWHTVPTAQGPEGPSWWRGLWRVRAAWAPPEPDLACGAPWVGSHFPWGLLVCPTPPTAPVHVGPEPPTPRREAQSEGATEPGAQDAQEQLRRLQEERTCKVCLDHPVCTVLVPCGHLVCADCAPVLRLCPLCRAPIRSCVRTFLP encoded by the exons ATGGGGCCCGAGGACAGAGCCAAGTGCCGGTGCTGTGGCCCTGAGCGAAGCTGCTGGGTGGCCGGCCGCAGTCCCACACGGGCCCACTGTGGACCCCTCTCTCTGTGCGGCTCCATTGTGGACCAGGACACCAGCTGTGCCCTGTCCTGGGGAGGCCGGGACCACACAGATGGGCAGATCCTGGGCCAGCTGCGCCCCcttgcagaggaggaggaggaggaggaggagggggccagggCAGCTCCAGCCACAGGGCCGGCCTTCCCCGGGATGGGCTCTGAGGAGCTGAGGCTGGCCTCCTTCTACGACTGGCCGCTGAGTGCTGTGGTGCGGCCAGAGCCGCTGGCTGCCGCAGGCTTCTTCCACACTG GGCGGCAAGACCAAGTGAGGTGCTTCTTCTGCCGCGGGGGTCTGCAGAGCTGGGAGCAAGGGGATGACCCCTGGACAGAGCATGCCAAGTGGTTCCCCAG GTGTGGGTTCCTGCTCCAGACAAAAGGAAGGGACTTTGTCTGCAGCGTCCAGGAGTCTTGTTACCACCCGCTGGGTTCCTGG GACCAATCGGAAGAACCCGCAGACTCAGCCCCCACCACCCCTTCAG ATGCCAGGGGCAGGCAGGAGTGGCCTGCATGGAGCCGGTGCCCGGCAGTGCAGGCTGCCCTCTGCATGGGCTTCGGGCAGAACCAGGTACGGCGGCTGGTGCAGCGTAAGTACCTCTGGGCGGTGCCGGCCAGCGTATCCGCGTCCCAGCTGGTGGCCgacctgctccaggaagatgACGGGGGCCGGGCTGCGGAGGCCAGAGGTACGTGCCCGCCCCTGCCCCATGCTCTCCCCTGGCATACAGTTCCCACTGCCCAGGGGCCGGAGGGCCCGTCCTGGTGGCGCGGGCTCTGGCGGGTTCGGGCAGCATGGGCTCCGCCAGAGCCAGACCTCGCCTGTGGGGCCCCCTGGGTGGGGTCTCACTTCCCCTGGGGGCTTCTAGTCTGTCCCACACCACCCACAGCTCCTGTCCACGTGGGTCCTGAGCCGCCCACGCCCAGAAGGGAGGCCCAGTCAGAAGGTGCCACAGAGCCAG GAGCCCAGGACGCCCAGGAGCAGCTGCGGCGTCTGCAGGAGGAACGGACCTGCAAGGTCTGCCTGGACCACCCCGTGTGCACCGTCCTCGTGCCCTGCGGCCACCTGGTCTGCGCGGACTGCGCTCCTGTGCTGCGGCTCTGCCCCCTCTGCAGGGCCCCCATCCGCAGCTGCGTGCGCACCTTCCTACCCTAG